acctttattttattttttcaaatcctGATTCTAAGATAGATATTCACCGTGAGATGATAGGACACCGTTTATCACCCGTAGAGATAGACCTTCCACTAGCAGATATAATTCCTAACTGGACTTAATGTAAGAGAATACCTTCTTCTATTCCACCATGACAATACAGTAAGCACACAGCACACAATACCGTCGATTCTGTTAAACGTTCAACGCTCATAAGATTACAAAggtatcaataaaataaaacagtcaaTAAACCTTCAAAGGCAGACTAGAAGGAAGTTTGGAAGAATAATAAACCTTAGTGAATCATACCTTGATGGATTCACCTGGTttcattttaacataattaGTCGCATTTCAATGACTTGATACGGTATATATGTAGccaaaaacttttatatttctaTACGGTATATGTATACATGTAACATTTTTATGCTCAAAAatgtgaaaatgaaaataatatttttcaaatatattggttcgaaataagaataaaattttaACAGAATAGACGATTCATAAATGTTcaattttactgtttgtttaaaGAGAAGTTTGTTCAAAATTgctaaacagaaaaaaatggaGTTAGGTCCTTtagaaataagtaaaacatGAATCATTGGAACTGAGGAGTGGTCCTATTGTTTGCTTTATCATTGCGTGTCCGGTAATGTATTTTGAAATcgaaagaaatatatattagtaagtattcaATGTCTTATTTGACTTTTACAAAACAGCactagtattatttattttataggcAGGTCGGAAAAACTCGTTGATGTCTAATGTATGTGTAACTCCctaaattttttttcttttcttaggGTCTGAAATGGACCTTTACGACTGAATTACGAAtcccaaaataattttaaaatcgaATCTCATTGCTatgacttaaaaataatatgttatattatcattattaataaaCACAATCTTTGTGTTTCATAGTAAATAGACCAATCGAAAATGATTTCGCGTTGATGTCGAATGTAAGGGATAAAACATTATGTAAGTTATGTGAGGAAATGAAATGGACTTTTACCATTAATTTTGGATTTGGTTCAGTGCACTTGAATGGTCAATGAGTGCATACTGTTCCGGTTATTGACCTCTGACTTCTGACGCACCTTaagaatttaaattacttagcagtgtataaaaagaaatgtttcCTAAGTAATGGGTTCTAAATTATATAATGGATTCCTGTTATAGGCATACACACAGGAAGCAGATGCTCCACACTCAAATCAAAAACAGTGCAACTGAGTATGAGTAGTGTTCAAACTCAATAAAAAGTTCTCACCTAAATATTTGAGTTTCTCTTTTGAAGCAATCATGTTCAGAAGGAGGGCTAGCTGGAATCTCATCTTGGATAAGGTCGTCGTCGACTCGAACTCGACCTCGACCCCGACCTCCTCGACTGTCGCCACAATCTCATCTGAAGCTATCTTCTTTGCTCCAACAATACAGACCTTCGCATGCTTCTCCAACTCATTCTTTAGCTTGAAAAACTGTccacatttttgacatttgtaaGCACTATCCTTACCATGTATCTTACTCATGTGCGCTTTCATATGCGGCAGTTGGGAGAAGGTTAAAGGACACATGGCACAAGGAAAAGGTTTCTCCCCAGTATGTCTTCTTATGTGCAGCATCAGGGCGTTTGAATGGCCAAATGGACGGTTGCATATTCTACAGATGTAAGGCCGGTCACCGGTGTGCGAACGGCGATGGACCTTCAACTGTGTGGACTGGGTAAATCTTTGTCCACAATCAGGACACATGTGGGGACGGTTCTGTTCATGAACCCTCATGTGCTCAGCCAAATGCCCCTTCAAATCTTTGCCGCATATAGGACATTGAACCCTATGACCACCATGACATATTCTCACATGCCTCTTAATAGAATTCAACTTCATAAACTCTTTCCCACAATACTGACATATGTAATCCTTCACTTTAGTATGTACTTTAATATGCTTTGATAACTGGGCTCGGGAATCATAAGTCATTTCACATGTGTAGCATTTGAAACGGCCAGTGTCCAAATGAGTTTTTTCATGCTGTAGAAGAAGTAAACGGTATGAAAATTTCTTTTCACAGTACATACACTTTAGGTTGCTTTCCGCTTTTATGTGAGTTGCCAAGTGTAATTCTAAATTGTCTAACAATTGGAAAGTCCTGTCACAGATATGACACACATGAAATTCAAGAGCATTCCCAGTAGCGTGACGTCTTTTAATGTGATTCTTCAACGTGGAACGGTAACGGAACTTCCTTGGACAAAACTTACATTTATTGGGTTTTAAATCCATATGCTTTATGATGTGTCTACTTAAAGAAGCTTTGTTGTTGTATGTTTTGTGGCAGTGGTCACATTCCACTAAAGATAATGTTAACACTATTCCGTTACTTAATGTCACATGCTTGGTCTTTGATTTATCAATATTCATTGATTTTATCTTTGTAACTCGATATGTATTAGGCCTTAGGGCCCTCGTTTTCGGTATCTGTGTTTGGTCACTCTCTGGCAACGGAGGAGGTACATCTTCAGGAGGCGAGAGAACacttttcatattatttataacatcttCTCTAAGCACCTCATCTATAggagtcattggtttagggttatcatctttattttttttagaactaTTCTTATTAGAGTTACTATTATCCTTATTGTCTGACCCAGTCTTATCCTTATTTGGACTCTTTTTAGTAGTGTCTGTATTCTCCTTGAAAATATTCCTTGCCACTCTTATTTTACCAACAAAATTGACAGCACTGTCAGTTCCTGATGGtggattattttttcttttacttattcTTTTGGGGCTATTTTCATTATGATCACTCACAGACATTCCAGTATCATTTTGGTTACTTATTGCTATATCATTATTGTTGATTCCATTTGTTGGTGAACTTTGTAAGCTTTTTGATCTTCGGTCATCATCAATCAACAACTCACTTTTTAGTATGTTATCCATGACTTTTAAATCGTCCTTGCTCTTCCTCATTATTCGTCCACTTCTAGTCATAATTTCTTTGGTAATGTGTAAGGCATTTTTGTTAATTCCACTGCTTACTGTAAAGCCCCGCAAACTTTGAATATTCGCACCAtttttcaacttgatattattgtttttcatcACTGTACCACTTCTGTTACCTGTCAATGATTTCTTTGTTTTACCACGACTTCCAGCACTAGTTCTCCTTAAGTTAGCCAtggttattctattctaaacccATATCAAGCGCTGTAAATTACCTTCTTGTGATATAACTACAGTAAGCGATAAGACCCTCCACCAAGTGTTAGGTATATTAAAGTAAGTTATATTAGTAGTCTCCGGGCGTAACTTACATGCAGTGTAAATATTGTTAGAGCTCCATAATCACTAGCACTACGTGATAACGACTTGTTCAAACAATGCTCCGATAATGTGTGAAGGACGAAAGCCTTTTGTCTCGGTCGGCTTGTAATTAGAGCATCATCAACTTTACCTGCCCGCCTACTATGCGTTACACTGAAAAATAACCTTGTAACCGACACATTGTAAACACGCAACCTCTAAATGTAAATCACATTGAACAATTCTATTCAAAAAAACTTCACGAATACGAGTCAGCGATGTCGAAATTATTGTATTGGattgattgaatgaaaagtTGAAAAATGTCATTCCCTACTGTGTGTTAGTGTGAGGCATGTGTGAGTGAGGGAGAGACCCGGTAAGCGCCATCTATTACTATCTTCAGAGAAACTTTTGAGATAAACACAGCAATTTCagagtttattttattagttttaattaaaagtataacataatattactcaaaacattttgaaattgatatgttttattgaattacattactataataattacgtctcattaaaaattaaaagactCGCACATGCACTTCGAACTGCCCGCCATCTATTGAAACTTACAGGAACTTTTACAGTTGCAACTCGTGCCCTCGCTTGCCCCatgaagattattattatattgttttgaaGAGAACTCATTGCATTCAAGGAACTTATTCAACAGGAAGATTGTTCTATAAATAACTCGACTTCTGCCAACGGCAAGCCGGATATATTTATAGCGGTTACAAACACGTTTGTTCGCTTTGCAGTAATCATATAAGGCACCCGCTGATGCGCAAATgatggtacctacttattttaaaccTTGGCCTCGCATCTTGTCCTTTATCTATCTTACCTACATTTACAGGGCATGTTAAGTACTTAACCAAAGTGAATATTCGAGATAGAATTTACCTTATACAACACAGTAAGTATTTGTCTAGAATTCCTTTTGAACTTTAGGTAGGTAAACTCGAACTTAaagatgattttatttatttacagctGTAATATcgatgtactatacacctctgcctacccgttcgaggatacaggcgtgatgctgtgttatcaaaaagtaaagtaagtatattacgaCCTTGTATTTATTACCTGTATTTAGTATACCTTCTATAACTACATTATTCTGCTTTGAAACATATCAGTTTACAAAATTTACGATGCAGTCGGTAGGTATTTAAATTAGCAACTTAATTAGAATGGTTCATTAGTAATATACAATCATAATAAACTTCTtagtaacaataacaatattgaGCTCAATCGGTGATGCGTTGAtgtctttactattaaaatattttttctatgaaAAAGATTTCAACGACGCATATTTCCGTACCTATTTTTTAACATACTGGTGTTCTATTTTTAACTATAACATGTAATACTCTtcgttacattatttattttgacgtttgtttccgttgcggggtgggcagagcaacaAGTCGTTAGAATATTATACTAGATTCAGTCGCTGTGATACTTATTGAGGCGTTTATTTAAGGTGCATTGgggtataaatacataattagttTTCTTTCTGGTTCTACAACATGCTTGCAGTGCCCGCATGACACATTCTAGATCTTTCTTTTTGTTTAGAACTATCACAATAGGTATGCAAATgcacaacacaacaacataaatacaataaaatcgtGCATAGTAATAGAGCTGGAAGGTGACATTATGTCGTTCCTTATCCAATTCTACTTATAAATGTGTTTTGTGCGCATTTTACTTTGAATTGctcagtaggtaggtagatgGTAGATAccctaacataattatttattaactgcctatatacctacatcccactgctgggcacaggcctccgcttaatcaaccggaggggaatggagcatactccaccacgctgctccaggggggcctttggcggcacaatagtcaccctgacaccagggttgatgaggttggtattccacctcacaacccacacgtcaGAAGAAGAGTAGGTGTGCTTTGAACTAGCAAGAAGTATATTACATATCTTAAATAATGTCGTATAATTTCCATTACAgctactttttgtttttctactgACTAGTAATTTGAGAAATCTCATTTGATTCAAATAAGATTTCTAGGGGTATATATTTCAAACGTGGTCGAAGATGacgaattcaaaaataagacCACGAGTTACAGAACATGCCTACAAGCATAGTTTCAAGTCAGTATATTGGACAAATACAATATCATAATTTGTTATCCATCTGTCCCCAGTCCCTATAAACTGAGAACCTAACTACGGACatatacttacagggtgttagtgacatcgtaacgaatattgaaggggatgattcagagtttcagaccatgattctgtgttaatatcaagtgcttaagctggatatatgatccacgcaggatattttatttatgtctgccatacgcaataataataataatatcaagtggaattttccgtcgtatatatatatttttgaatattttttttttctattttgcgatggaaaattccacttgatattaactcagaataatgtgctGAAGAACTCGTTATGATGTCATTTATACCCCATGCAAGTACAAAcaagtagccatataagtacacatgggtgttaatgacagcgtaacaaatactaaggggaatgattcagaccatgattctgagttgatatcgagtagATTTccatgtcggaaaattcatgaaaagtttagtttttttttaaattattttcagttgcatacctttgcgacggaaaattctaattgatatcaattcacaatcatggtctgtatcaactttcaaagttttcgttacgatgtcacttacaccctgtacttaTATGTATTCTGTGGTACATACGTATTATGTTAGTGACTTCCTCTTTCAGACCACTACTGTAATTTATCCTATGATTTTCCGTAAACCCGCTTACATATGCGGACATATTATCTAAATGGACAATAATGTACGACAATGGGACCTAAATAATGGAAAATAGAACATAAAGTATGTACGAACATGGGGCTATAGAGTCTGCTAGTAATTACGAATTTACGATACAAGCGAAAAGGTGAAATAGTACTTTCTGTATCTGCACGGcctcggggtcctgaagtgtttgctgtCACGAGCAGTGATGTGcccgggaatgtttccaaagtgggaatattcccgttgtaaaaactcttttattaaatagtttttgtctTTACTATTGAAAAGACATTGGTTGCTTTTCTTcttcaaattaatatttattgtactCTGGTGTTAATGGTCTTcatgcctaaaggttaggtacttacctaataaagctctttttacaaaagcgttcctgattggccgcctctatggcataagatagaataatactacgtatacacacacacacacacacacggtaCGTCGTTACGTACCGTCGCcgaactagatttacctcaagTCAGACAGGATTCCAACTCAATATTGACTCGGGACTGTGGGTTTGTTTACGAACCCAGTGAAATATCATCAAAGTTTCGCTCAGTAGAGGGAGGTTTTTCGCCagcattaggtacctatacttaCCAGGTTGCGTGGGCCTGGAAGCAAGGCCGCGTTTTGTAACTTTGTTCTCTATCCTTTTTGTATTGTACTAGGTATGTAGGTAGATACGTAGATATTTGTTCCACCAATACAcaatggagcagtgtggtgCGAGTAGGAGTGTCCACACTCCCTCCAGATCGTTGAGGGAAACCATGTCTGCCTAGCAGAGGGCAGTCAATTTCgctaataatgtaataatatgtgtgGCTCGCCACTAATGCTCACAACCTATCACTTAGTTGATCTTCCGATAGATATAAgtgcctctgactactccgtagaaatataatcgtgagcttaagttgtttattacttaaaaaaaaccttttgacTTGCATCCTTCGTCGCCTATTCTCTGGCCGCACACCACCTAAGCCTGGATGCGGCTTTCCCCATTGTCTAATCACAATAGCGTCAGTTTGCACCATCCAGCGGACGGTTTGCACAACCAACACAATGACATTGCTGACCGTACATGTTGGACGAGCCGATCCAACTGATTAGCTGACCTTACACGTCGGGTTTATGTCTCGGATTGTTGTTTTATCTGCTTCTGCGGTCTGTGAAGGGGATTTCTGTCTTTGTTAGATTTAGAAGTAGTTGGAGGGTGACCTGAATATTTTTAGCGGTATTATTTCGACTGGGAGCGAAGAATGACATACTTAGAACGTGAGAAGGTGCGCGTGCGCTTTATTTTCTCGATCGTGACAATTGTGTCCTTACTCACATGCTGATTTGGGtaatgggctgatcacctgacgaGTAAAACAACCAAAAAATACTTTAGGACTTCGcacttaatgttttttattactttttgtttCTGTCCgtcccattagggataacgggagtgagtttatgtatgtgtattattcTGTGTATGTCTCACACTTAAGAAAGATTGTTTGGAAAGCGTTCAGCACGAGTGCCTATAAACATACCGGGTAGGTCAAGTACAGATAGACATAGGTTAACACTttcaatttttctttcttttcacggcctctgtggtccagtggttaagcgttggactcacgatccggaggccccgggttcgaatcccggtggggacatatatcacaaaattcactttgtgatccctagtttggttaggacattacaggctgatcacctgattgtccgaaagtaagatgatccgtgcttcggaaggcacgttaagccgttggtcccggttactacttactgatgtaagtaagtagtcgttacatgagccatgtcaggggcctttggcggctcaatagtaaccctgacaccagggttaatgaggctagtattgcacctcacaacccacacgataagaagaagaacacttTCAATGACAGAACCAAGGTGTCATATtgcctattatgaaccatcaacgACTCACGATCATGATGTCCGTGAAAGAGTTAAGTATAGGTGTTCCTAGTCCTATCTATTGAATGTAATGTTTTATAGCGCTCACATGTCCGTCTCTGAATTAAtctcaatagggtagtttccaactagtcaaatcagttactttttaccaaacgtcaaaacacgaaattactatgcgatttgtatgaaaatgcaacctctgacgtcatagaaaaacgtgacaaaatgtcgcacttattattagatttttctttattaaaattcatagataggttataaatagaaaaaaaaattgtcacctttaggtctgtctttatttagtaggaaACTATACAATAAAacctaagtacttaaaaattacaaaaaaatacttaatatacctgtttacttacttattgtgaTAAGTACCTATTCTTTGGACGTACTCTTTGTTCCTAACATACATTTTCTTTATCTAAATACATTAGCAAGCGCAGTAAATCGTGATTTCTATTGAGCACCTCTCTACTGGCTTAGATCAATGTTTTCCGATGTTTTCTCTGCAGATCGGTAATGAACCTGGTAGTAACTGGACCGGATCAAATTGTCCCGAGATTCGATCACGACCTCCAAGCTCTTCATATAATTACCATGCTTTCTTCTTTTATACCTCCTTATACAATTATATGTCTGTTTTAGAAAGGAGAAAacattagtttatttattaactgACTTCAAAAGGAGGTTATCTATTTGAgcctttatgtaagtatgtaatattgtgGGAATTACACAATATTCGTAGatacatcaccagcccattaacgtccccactgctggggcacgggccttccctatggatggatagagagatcgggccttacaccaccacgcgggcccagtgcgaattggtggttattaacactactaatgtagccgggaccaacggcttaacgtgccttccgaagcacggaggagctcgagatgaacttataTGTTttagtggtcacccatcctatgaccggcctttgcgaaagttgcttaacttcaacaatcgcagaccgagcgcgtttaccgctgcgccaccgagctcctcgtaggTACATGTGAGCTTAAATTTTCCATTTCTCAAAAACTGCAAATCGtattgcaatattttttcttctttttattaaaataagaacTTAGTTGTCATATAGCTTAGCAACAGTGCAAGGTTCTTCAAAATCGGCATAAGTTTTAAAGATGTGgtcataaaacattattttggaAGAAAATCAatgaactcgttgatgtcttttgtatgaagaatCCTTTAACAGTGGCACTTTATAGTGGCGTGTGACATGAAGCCTTTAGAGGTCATTTAAGTGCTGCCAATATGGGTATATGGGCATAAATGcggggttgataaggttggtaatccacctcataacccacacctTGACCCATCACCCACTAGATAGAAGAAAGAGACAAATTACTTACGTAACGTGATCCCAATACAATAATTGATTTTACAGGCAAACTACACTTTTTTACGTAACTATCTATCTAAATaatacaacatagcatcacgatTGTATCcccgtaggggtaggcagaggtgtattgtaCATGCAACCACTCCCTGCcatcgccagttatgtttaagtcccacaaTAGGGGGCCTAttgccattcatcatcatcagcccattaacgtacccactgctgtggcacgggccttccctatcccgatggatagggagagatcgggccttaaaccatcacgcgggcccagtgcggactgatggttattaacgactgctaatgcagccgggacccacggcttaacatgccttccgaagcacggaggagctcgagatgaaaacttttttttgtggtcacccatcctatgaccggcctttgcgaaagttgcttaacttcaacaatcgcagaccgagcgcgtttaccgctgcgccaccgagctcctattgCGATTAAACAGGCTCAAATGAAGAGAGAAACCAGGATGTGAATTATGCTAGAGTGATAGCAATTGGTCTTCTTATTAAGTAGTTGCTTTACCCACATAAGTATTATTGCCATGCGTTTATCTATCTAAATACCataagtatgtaagtaggtatccaCACGTGTTTCTTCATTAATACAACCTATTACCTAAATAATGATAGGATATGAGAATATTccggtaagtaagtataataataatttccaacAAAACTATATCACATTAATACAAACAATGGCATTTTGaaacttattattttgtaaagGCCAGAttgtaacattttattaaattaatagtgGTGCATTTTTGGACTGTTTCACGGAAATTTCATAAGAAAAAGTCAAAACAATGGGTCACGACACGACGCCGGCGATTACAACGAAATGTCTTTTTGGACAATTACTTTGTAGACAATGGTTGGAACTAATGCCAGGCGTCTGCAGACGTAATGTGCTAGAAATTGCCAAATTCCAGACTCAGTATCCTGAATTCTGTGCCGACAACGCTTCGCAATGATGTTTTGATGCGGAGTTCTCATAGGTTAAGCTACTTGCAATGCCATAGGGCTACTCTAAAACGCGTAGTTTTTAATAGGTGGTTTATTTACTAGTAAGTATCTATTAAGCTCTCTTACTACTCCCATGTACTTATTATAAGAtaagtgattatctagaagatatgaatgcatgggattaactgtctgggaactgatattaggcagccaaattactaaattgtataacagttttttttttttaaaaaagaacgtgTGTGTGACGAgattttttgcatttttaaaaGAACTTCTAGGGCTCTGtgacgaggtttttcttgcacctTCTTTACCCCGGCTATActagttgtgagaagctgcagtagttttaggcggatgaaacatTCGTTACCtacgtaaaaaatgacgattcaaagtgtaactatgttgtgTTACctgctaaataaagatattttttaatttgaatttacataaataagtattgcTATGGCCGAATGGAGTTTCATTTCACAAGCATtgttatatataaaagaaaagcTCCTACTAAGTACTACTAGTTCAGTTGTCCACTGAGTTACAGATATTGCCTGCAGGCTATTACAATGACTGTCTATGAGTACAGTTGTATAAACTCGAACATCATGACAACCCTACCTGTAACCATAAGATGTGTAGATCGTAAGTATGTCGACGATCATTACGATATGCGTTACAATGGTGTAGTATGCGAAATATGCTAGAAACTATGTGCTACTTGCAGATGACGTGTTGGTAGCTACTCGTAGAGATGGATATCATTAGATTTTCCTTTAAGTTAGACGATGCAGAGGGCCTAGGTGAGAtggatttattttattgcaaatgttttttttttcacgcatGCATGGTAAGGACCGGTCGCTCCTTTCTTGTGAGTAGAATATCTAGTAAAGTAGTTGTAATCAGATAATACCTaagcgaaggacgtaatatacgatcccgacgagccgattactttagccatagaggcagccaatcagctcgcgactccaaacacttcaggaccccgataccgaccccgccggctttcgatgatttccctcagtcagcgctatcgacccactagggtcgattaattatttcaaatatttttcctctcagacgacgccctgagccggggctcgcgcccagctgggcaccctcagccctgttgtcttaaacgttgtaccgggtccccatttgtccggccaagtagttaatgccacctgcggcaaatctacaataagccccgtcaaaaaaaaacgtaataactaAGTAATACAAATCGCTAAAGCTAGTAGGTAGTACACATGATCTGCAGGGTCTGTACAGCCagcgcgtcgcgcgcggcgtgaAGTACATCaacggcttcgaccaatagacgcagcgaatctatctacgtagataaacgtcgtatcactattggtcaaagccttcTAGATATATATCGCGCTGCGGTGCGGTTACTATGCCGCGAGGGGCGCGAGGACAGTA
This sequence is a window from Pectinophora gossypiella chromosome 14, ilPecGoss1.1, whole genome shotgun sequence. Protein-coding genes within it:
- the LOC126372736 gene encoding zinc finger protein 37-like isoform X1; translation: MANLRRTSAGSRGKTKKSLTGNRSGTVMKNNNIKLKNGANIQSLRGFTVSSGINKNALHITKEIMTRSGRIMRKSKDDLKVMDNILKSELLIDDDRRSKSLQSSPTNGINNNDIAISNQNDTGMSVSDHNENSPKRISKRKNNPPSGTDSAVNFVGKIRVARNIFKENTDTTKKSPNKDKTGSDNKDNSNSNKNSSKKNKDDNPKPMTPIDEVLREDVINNMKSVLSPPEDVPPPLPESDQTQIPKTRALRPNTYRVTKIKSMNIDKSKTKHVTLSNGIVLTLSLVECDHCHKTYNNKASLSRHIIKHMDLKPNKCKFCPRKFRYRSTLKNHIKRRHATGNALEFHVCHICDRTFQLLDNLELHLATHIKAESNLKCMYCEKKFSYRLLLLQHEKTHLDTGRFKCYTCEMTYDSRAQLSKHIKVHTKVKDYICQYCGKEFMKLNSIKRHVRICHGGHRVQCPICGKDLKGHLAEHMRVHEQNRPHMCPDCGQRFTQSTQLKVHRRSHTGDRPYICRICNRPFGHSNALMLHIRRHTGEKPFPCAMCPLTFSQLPHMKAHMSKIHGKDSAYKCQKCGQFFKLKNELEKHAKVCIVGAKKIASDEIVATVEEVGVEVEFESTTTLSKMRFQLALLLNMIASKEKLKYLGFNKRLIDDLLVESLEAMGREPCNDLTLSPLKRLKKNIESLLEATIPKHQMDKFKSENKTTEELLTLLTDEKKNE
- the LOC126372736 gene encoding zinc finger protein draculin-like isoform X3; translated protein: MANLRRTSAGSRGKTKKSLTGNRSGTVMKNNNIKLKNGANIQSLRGFTVSSGINKNALHITKEIMTRSGRIMRKSKDDLKVMDNILKSELLIDDDRRSKSLQSSPTNGINNNDIAISNQNDTGMSVSDHNENSPKRISKRKNNPPSGTDSAVNFVGKIRVARNIFKENTDTTKKSPNKDKTGSDNKDNSNSNKNSSKKNKDDNPKPMTPIDEVLREDVINNMKSVLSPPEDVPPPLPESDQTQIPKTRALRPNTYRVTKIKSMNIDKSKTKHVTLSNGIVLTLSLVECDHCHKTYNNKASLSRHIIKHMDLKPNKCKFCPRKFRYRSTLKNHIKRRHATGNALEFHVCHICDRTFQLLDNLELHLATHIKAESNLKCMYCEKKFSYRLLLLQHEKTHLDTGRFKCYTCEMTYDSRAQLSKHIKVHTKVKDYICQYCGKEFMKLNSIKRHVRICHGGHRVQCPICGKDLKGHLAEHMRVHEQNRPHMCPDCGQRFTQSTQLKVHRRSHTGDRPYICRICNRPFGHSNALMLHIRRHTGEKPFPCAMCPLTFSQLPHMKAHMSKIHGKDSAYKCQKCGQFFKLKNELEKHAKVCIVGAKKIASDEIVATVEEVGVEVEFESTTTLSKMRFQLALLLNMIASKEKLKYLAAICH
- the LOC126372736 gene encoding zinc finger protein 678-like isoform X2; translated protein: MKNNNIKLKNGANIQSLRGFTVSSGINKNALHITKEIMTRSGRIMRKSKDDLKVMDNILKSELLIDDDRRSKSLQSSPTNGINNNDIAISNQNDTGMSVSDHNENSPKRISKRKNNPPSGTDSAVNFVGKIRVARNIFKENTDTTKKSPNKDKTGSDNKDNSNSNKNSSKKNKDDNPKPMTPIDEVLREDVINNMKSVLSPPEDVPPPLPESDQTQIPKTRALRPNTYRVTKIKSMNIDKSKTKHVTLSNGIVLTLSLVECDHCHKTYNNKASLSRHIIKHMDLKPNKCKFCPRKFRYRSTLKNHIKRRHATGNALEFHVCHICDRTFQLLDNLELHLATHIKAESNLKCMYCEKKFSYRLLLLQHEKTHLDTGRFKCYTCEMTYDSRAQLSKHIKVHTKVKDYICQYCGKEFMKLNSIKRHVRICHGGHRVQCPICGKDLKGHLAEHMRVHEQNRPHMCPDCGQRFTQSTQLKVHRRSHTGDRPYICRICNRPFGHSNALMLHIRRHTGEKPFPCAMCPLTFSQLPHMKAHMSKIHGKDSAYKCQKCGQFFKLKNELEKHAKVCIVGAKKIASDEIVATVEEVGVEVEFESTTTLSKMRFQLALLLNMIASKEKLKYLGFNKRLIDDLLVESLEAMGREPCNDLTLSPLKRLKKNIESLLEATIPKHQMDKFKSENKTTEELLTLLTDEKKNE